In Carcharodon carcharias isolate sCarCar2 chromosome 3, sCarCar2.pri, whole genome shotgun sequence, a single window of DNA contains:
- the irx2a gene encoding iroquois-class homeodomain protein IRX-2a, with translation MSYPQGYLYQPAGSLALYSCPAYSASALTAPRSDELGRASSGSAFSPYAGSAAFTAPSTGFTNPLQYSTDPATGFPSYMGSPYDAHTTGMAGTLSYHPYGNAAYPYQLNDPAYRKNATRDATATLKAWLNEHRKNPYPTKGEKIMLAIITKMTLTQVSTWFANARRRLKKENKMTWAPRNKSEDEEEEDLGESERNKEECLKKKHDQNETSAEDEGISLHVDTLTDSSCSPECEGEKVSRVEDNICESGSESKEKCDNCIVDDDDVVDEDDDGSDDDEERDLSHKAMNSSPLSRVDATLLNVQEDESSGSRNKNSLNSIISSASQTQVSKPKLWSLAEIATSDIKQQIGQICSSSPNSSSSSSSSTYPATSILGRPIYYTSPFYTNYTNYANFNHLQSQGILRYSTNETVLNTASIHKQSTDSLKNTSSQLEQHFRATNYDSKKDPSDVCTVGVQPYL, from the exons ATGTCTTATCCTCAGGGTTATCTGTACCAGCCGGCAGGGTCGCTGGCTCTTTACTCGTGCCCGGCGTACAGTGCTTCCGCGCTGACCGCCCCGAGAAGCGACGAGCTGGGCAGAGCCTCGTCCGGCTCCGCGTTCAGTCCCTACGCGGGCTCAGCAGCATTCACAGCCCCCTCTACAGGCTTCACTAATCCGCTTCAGTACTCAACTGACCCCGCAACTGGATTCCCGTCCTACATG GGTTCCCCGTACGATGCTCACACTACAGGGATGGCCGGAACCCTCAGTTACCACCCCTACGGTAACGCTGCTTACCCTTATCAACTCAACGATCCGGCTTACAGGAAGAACGCCACCCGAGACGCCACGGCCACTCTCAAAGCCTGGCTCAACGAGCACAGGAAGAACCCGTACCCGACCAAAGGAGAGAAGATCATGCTGGCCATCATCACCAAGATGACCCTGACCCAGGTCTCCACCTGGTTCGCCAACGCCAGGAGGAGACTCAAGAAAGAGAATAAAATGACCTGGGCTCCGAGAAACAAGAGTGAGGACGAGGAAGAGGAAGACTTAGGGGAAAGTGAAAGAAACAAGGAGGAATGTTTGAAGAAAAAACACGACCAGAACGAAACTTCAGCCGAGGATGAAG GCATTAGTTTACACGTTGACACGTTGACTGACAGCTCTTGTTCGCCCGAATGCGAAGGGGAGAAAGTGAGCAGAGTGGAAGACAACATTTGTGAATCTGGATCAGAATCGAAGGAAAAATGTGACAATTGTattgttgatgatgatgatgttgttGATGAGGATGATGATGGGAGCGATGATGATGAGGAGAGGGACCTTTCTCACAAAGCTATGAATTCCTCGCCTCTCTCCAGGGTGGATGCCACACTCCTTAACGTTCAAGAAGACGAGAGCTCGGGGAGTAGAAATAAAAACAGCCTGAACAGTATCATCTCCTCAGCTTCACAGACTCAAGTCAGCAAACCCAAACTCTGGTCTTTGGCGGAAATCGCCACCTCGGATATTAAACAGCAGATCGGACAGATTTGTTCTTCATCGCCGAACTCCTCTTCATCATCGTCTAGCTCTACCTACCCGGCCACCTCAATCCTTGGCAGGCCCATTTACTACACTTCACCCTTTTACACTAACTACACGAACTATGCCAACTTTAATCATCTGCAAAGCCAAGGCATTCTGCGGTACAGCACGAACGAGACTGTCTTAAACACTGCTTCCATACACAAGCagagcactgactctctgaaaaaTACCAGTTCCCAGCTAGAACAGCACTTCAGGGCCACGAACTACGACTCCAAAAAAG ACCCCAGTGATGTCTGCACAGTAGGAGTGCAACCATATCTATAG